A portion of the Pararge aegeria chromosome 10, ilParAegt1.1, whole genome shotgun sequence genome contains these proteins:
- the LOC120626951 gene encoding uncharacterized protein LOC120626951 gives MKLLEMILITIHLTGISCKKKHKEISSESIENILYYKDCNHKQNPTPIPLLGSPPPKQQECKMCCTMCCGDQCVDSHQVKLGRQAGMAQLEPKGIMPIQPDIKPPRERRKKQKFPAPIQPPLPGRRGLGPIAFTRENIKSLISQDEDIRKILKDLVRVTMQKVDLMQLLNNKQNVGNVKQEHAADVSDSENDL, from the exons ATGAAACTTTTAGAAATG ATCTTAATCACCATACATCTAACCGGTATTTCCTGCAAGAAGAAACACAAAGAGATATCATCAGAGAGCAtcgaaaacatattatattacaaagaCTGCAACCACAAGCAGAATCCCACCCCGATACCGCTCTTGGGGAGTCCTCCGCCGAAGCAGCAGGAGTGCAAGATGTGCTGCACAATGTGCTGCGGAGACCAGTGCGTGGACAGCCACCAGGTGAAGCTAGGGAGGCAGGCGGGGATGGCCCAACTAGAACCAAAAGGCATCATGCCCATACAGCCAGACATTAAGCCCCCgagagaaagaagaaagaaacaaaaattccCAGCACCAATCCAACCTCCACTACCAGGCAGGCGAGGTCTAG GTCCTATTGCGTTCACGAGAGAGAACATCAAGAGTTTAATCTCCCAGGATGAGGATATCAGGAAGATATTGAAGGACCTAGTGAGGGTGACGATGCAGAAAGTGGATCTCATGCAACTGTTGAATAACAAACAGAATGTGGGCAACGTGAAGCAGGAACATGCCGCTGATGTTAGTGATTCCGAGAATGATCTGTGA